AGGACCTGGCGGCGGCGCTGAAAGAGCGCGCTGTCCGGGAACTGGAGGAGGCCATCGGCGTGCGCGACGAGTACGCGCCCGCCGACCCCGACGCAGGCGAGACGGTGGTCCACGACTCGGAGGGCGCGAAGCGCCCGGACGGCTCCGTCTACGAGCCGTGATTCGGGCCACTCGTACGCGGCGACCCCGTAACAACGATTAAGTCAGACGCCCGCAACGAATCGGGTGGAGGCTTTCGACATTGGAAATCTCTGATAAGCTGCTCTGTCTGTTCAACGCGGAAGTGACGGTCAAAGACGACGAGTACGTCGTGGAAGTGCCCAAGAGCGAAATCGAGACCGGCTCGGTCGACCCCGGCGACGTCTACCGGGTCGCGCTCATCTCGCGGTCGGACGCCGACGACTCGCAGTCCTCGTCGTCGCAATCGACGACCGAGACGTCGTCCTCGGAGCCACAGCCCCCCGTCGAGGAGGGCGAGATTCGGTACGTGGAAATCGAGGACATCGGGAAGCAGGGCGACGGCATCGCGCGCGTCGAGCGCGGCTACGTCATCATCGTGCCGGACGCCGAAATCGGCGAGCGCGTGAAAGTAGAGGTGACGGAAGTCAAGTCGAACTTCGCGGTCGGCGAAATCATCGACGAGGAGTACTGATTCTCACGAGCGCGTGAACTTCCCGAGGTTCACGCCCTCGACGCTGGGCGCCGAGTCGTGCGGCCGCCCGACGAGGATGTCGCCCGCCGTGCTCGACCCGATGCCGGGAATCGCGGTGAGTTCGTCCATCGTCGCGTCGTTCACGTCCAGCGGGTGGGGGATACCCGTCACGGAGCGGTAGCCGTGGTCGGTGACGGCCACGTCGATGGTCTGCCCGAGTTCGCGCTCGCCCGGAATCCCCACCAGCAGGGAGTACGTCCCCAACTGCCGGCCGAACGTCTTGCCGTCCTGGTGGTACTCCAGGGTCACGTCCTCCAGAATCGTTCCCGGCGGGACGACGCGGTTCAGCATCGGATTGTCGATGGTCTCGCGGACCTCCTGTTTGTACTGCTTGAACTGCTTCTTGTGGTCGTTGGCGAGGTCCGCGCCCGTCTCCGCCATGTCGGTGCCCTCGAAGGCCATCACCTGCCTGATGTTGATGCGCCGGAGCATCAGCCCCTCGTCCAGGACGCTCTGGAGGAACTGCTTGTTGTGCTCGAAGGTCTCCTCGCGCTCCCCGGTGAGGCCGTGGACGAGGTTGATGCCGGGCAGGAGTTTCGGGAGGCGGTCGGGGGTGTCGCCCCCCCACGACGGCGCGTCCGCGGGGGACTCGCCGGGCCGCCAGCCGCCGACCTCGTTGACGATGCGCACCGCTTCGAGACACTCCTCGGCGGTCACGAGGAGGTTGTTCTCCTCCTGCACGAGCGGGTCGGCGGATTCGAGGCCGAACGCGGCAGTGTCGCCCGCGGTGTTGTGCTCCGCGATGACCCGGATGGCCTCCTTGGACTTCTCGGGGTAGTCCACGATGGTCACCGGGTTCATGTTGTCGAGGTGGAGCGTCTCCAAATCCGGCGCCACCTCCCGGATGCCGCCGTAGAGCCGCCGAATCGCGTCCGGGTTCGGGGCTTCGCCGTCGCCGCCGAACGCGAGGATGTCGGCCTGCCGGCCGAGGCGGAAGTGGCGCGCGCCGTGGTCGTAGAGGTTCCCGACCTCCCGAACCACGCTCTCGGCGGACCGGAACGCGGGGTCGCCGTACATCGGTTCCGTGCAGAAGGAACACCGGTACGCGCAGCCACGCGAGGTCTCCATCTCGCAGATGAGGTAGTCGGGGTAGTTCGGGTGCTGTTCGACGACGAACGCGCCCTTCGCCGCCCACCGGTCGAGTTCGTCGTTGTCCCGGTAGCGGTCCTCGAACCCCTCCAGCCCGTTGTTCACGAGGTCGTAGGCCGCGGCCTCGATGTCCGCCATCGCGAGGAAGTCGAAGTCCAAATCGGAGCGCTCCATCTCCTGTGCGCCCGCGTTCTCCTCGCCGACGCCGAAGCGCACGGGCCCGCCCATCACGCTCGTCCCCTCGGCGACCCACGCCATCTCCCTCACTTCGTCGGGTTCGGCGGGCGTCCCGCCGACGTACTTCCCCGGGACGGTCATCCCGCCCACGTACACGAACAGGTCGGCGTCCGCCACGTCCGACCACTTCGACTTGTCCTCGCGGAGTTCGTCGATGGTGTGGTACGTGACGTTCGCGGGGTCGACGCCCGCGTCCACGAGCGCGCCGGCGGCGTTCCGCGGGTACGTGGAGATGTACGGCGGCACCCCGAAGTGCGCCGGCTCGTCGACGTAGCCGTCCACGAGCGTCACGTCCAACTCCGCGGGGTCAATCATAGGGACGCGTTGGGCGCGGACGCGTAAGAACGTGACTACACGGAGATGCACGTTGTCGAACCGGGCTTCGACCGCAGCGACGCCGCCGACGAAACCCGGCAAGGCACTTACCCTTCCGAGTATCAGGCTGACACGATGACAGTCGACCGTCGCGCGCTCGCCGTCCTCCTCGCCGTGGCCGGCTTGGCCGCGTTCTACGTCGGCGGAACGGCCGCGTTCGAGGCGGCACAACCGGAGTACGAACACGCCGTGAGCGCGGCGTCTCCCGCCGAAGTCGAGCGCGCGGAGTCGGCGGCGACCGAGACCGACGAGCGGGTGGTGTTCGCGTTCGCTGACCTCTCGGCAGACGCTCGGGACGTGTTCCTCGAAGCGTTGCGGGCCGACGGCACCGCGGTCGTGACCGACAGGGCGGCCACGCCGCCGGAGTTCGAGTACGGAGACACCGGTAGCTACGGCGAAGGACGGTACCTCGTTCGGTACGACGGCGAGGCGTACGTCGTGTCCGCGACCGGCGAACAGGCCGCCGCTTGGCTCGGCGGCGTGCCCGCGTTCGCCGCGACGCTGCTCGTCGGCGGGAGCGCGCTGCTCGCCGCGGTCCTCCGGTACGACGGTGCGCTGCCGATTCGCTCGGTGACGACGTTCGTCGCGAGTGCCGTGGCCGTCGGACTCCTCGCAGCGGGCGTCCTCTCGAATCCGTTGTTCGCGGTGACCGTGTTCTTCACCGTCGCCGTCGTCGCGTGGGCGGGACTCGAACGCGCCGGCTGGGGGACGGCCGACGCGGCGAGAGACTGATGAGTCACGGTTCTGTCGCCGCCCGGTGCTGGTAGAGCAGACAGCCGGCGAGCACCAGCCACGCCCCGATAGTGGGCGGGAGCACGAACGCGAACGCGTCGCGAGAGACACCACGGATTGCACTCGAAATGCCGCCCGGAAGCGGCGCGGTGAGCGTGACGACCGACTCGTAGAGCACCGGAACGGAGACGAGGAGGGTGCCGGCCAGCAAGAGCGTCCGGGGCGTGCCAGGGTCGAGTCGGTAGAGGAGTGGTGCGAGCGGGAACACGGCGAGGACGACGTAGAACGGTTCGAGGGGGAAGACGAGGAGCGTGGCGGTTAGCGTGCCCTGCAGCGCGACGAGGCGACTCTCGGGGTCGGCGACGACGCGATTGACGCCGGCGTAGACTGGCGCGACGACGGCGAGACCGGCGGCGAGGAGCGCCGTTCCGGAGAGCGACGGCGCGAGGTACGTGAGTTGGCGGCGCACCGTGACGAACGGCGCGGTCGGGTCGGGGCCGTCGGGGAACGACGCGACGCTCAGTTCGCCCGAGAGCGTCTCCGCGACGTACGTCTCCGTCGCGCCGGGCCCGAACAGGAGGACGCCCGCGAGGATGGCGCCGACGCCGGTGGCGGTGGCGGCGGCGATTGCGCGCCACGCGCGCCGCCGGCAGAGCCAGACGCCGACGAGCGCGGGGAACAGTTTGACCGCGGCCGTCGCGCCGAGCGCCGCACCGCTCGCGCGGTCGCGGCCGCGTTCGAGGGCGACCGCGCCGCCCGCGAGGCCGAGCGCGAGCACGGGGTTCACCTGCCCCATGACGAGGTTCACGCCGACGGGGCCGGCGAGAAAGACGAACGCAACGAGGAGCGCGCGGTCGACGCGGGCGAGCGACCCGGTACCGCGTTCGGCGGTGCGGACGACGAGGGCGGCGAGACCCACGAGCGCCGCGAGGTTGACGAGCGTCTGGAGCGCGAGCGCGAGCGCCGGGTCGCCGAGGAGGGCGTGTGGGTAGAACGCCGCGACGACGGCCGGCGGGTACTGGAACGTTGCGTCGCCGACCGGATTCACGGCGTAGAAGTCGCGGCCGGCGAGCGCGGCCCGGGCCGCCGCGTAGTAGACGTCCGTCGCGAAGCCGACCTGTCCGGGGTTCCGGAGCGCGAACAGGACGGTGCTCGGGACGCCCGCGAGCGCGGCGACGGCGAGGACGGCGCGCGGACGGCGGTTCCGTGACACGCCCGAACGCACCGCACGGTGACACTTCCCGTTTCGGGTCGGTTGCGGGCCGGCGACGCGTCGGCGGCCGGCCTCACCGCGGCCGGCCGGTTTATGCCCGCGGCGGCCCAACGGACGGGTATGCCCGCCACGCTCGAAGTCCGCTGCACCGAGGAGGACTGCGAACTCGACATGTTCGAGATGCACTACACGTACGACATGCCCGACGAGGTGGGGGTCGCCGACTTCTCGTGCCCGTACTGCGAGCAGACCGAGAGCCTGGAGGCCATAGAACTATGACCGCCCGCGAGTTCGCCGAAGCCGTCGGGAGCGCGGTGTTCCGGCGGATGGGCCGGGCGGCGTCCCGGTTCCAGGAGGAGTCCCCGCTCCCCGTGGACGTCTTAGAGAGCGAGGACGAGTGCCTCGTCGTCTTCGACGCGCCGGGCGCGACGACGAGCGACGTGCAGGTGAACTACGAGGGCGACGCGGTGGCGGTGCGCGTCGACCGCTTCCGGGAGTTCAGAGAGAACTACGAGATGCTGTTCCCGGGCCGCGGCCTGTCGCTGGACGGGCGCGCAGAACTCCCCGAGGACGCCGTGGTGGACGCCGAGCACGCGCGCGCCGAACTGAACGACGACGGCACGCTGTACGTGTTCCTGCCGAAGCGCGAGTCGACCGGCACGAGCATCGACGTGACCGAGGGCGACGGCGACGACGCGGGCGACGACGCGGACGAGGAAATCGAGACCGAAGAGCGCGAGGAGTGACTACTCGACGGCCATCCCTTCGACGATGGCGAACTCCTCGTCGCCGGTGAATCGCGTCGGGTCGAACGCCGGAATCCCCTCGCCGCCGAGTATCTGTTCTGCAATGGCTTCCCCCGTGGCCGGCGACCGCATGAAGCCGTGGCCCTGCCAGCCGGCGGCGACGTAAATCCCGCCGTCCAGTTCGCCGAGCAGGGGGTCGCGGTCGGGCGTCGCGGTGCAGACGCCGGCCCACGCGCGCTCCACGTCCGGGTCGTAGCCGGGCAGGCGGTCGGCGAGGCGCGCCGTCGTGTCGGAGACGAACCAGTCGTCGCCGTCGCGGTCGTAGGCGTCGGGGTCGGCTTCCACTTCCTCGGTGCCGTCGCCGGCGAGCAGACCGGTCGGGTGCGGGCGGGCGTAGTAGCCCTCGGTGGCGTCGTAGAACGTCGGCACGTCGCCCGGCGAGTCGGCGGTGAGCGCCTGCACGCGGTACGGCTTCAGCGAGACGGAGAAACCGGCGTCCGCGAGCACGCGCTCGGTGTGCGCGCCGGCCGCGACGAGCACCGCGTCGTGGGCGTCGCCGTTCACGCGCGGCGGGTCGGTCGAGACTGACGCCTCGACGCCCGTGCGAATCTCGGCGCCCTCGCCGCGAGCGAGGTCCGCGAGCAGGTCGGCGTACGCCGACGTGTCCACGACGGCGGCGTCCTCCGCGACGGCGGCCTCGACCACGTCGTCGGTGCGGAGCGCGGGGAAGCGCGCCGCGAGTTCGTCGCCGTCGATTCGCTCGACGCGCCGGCCGTTCCGGGTCATTCCCTCGACCTGCTTGCGGATGGCGTCGGCCTTCGCGCCCGGCTCGGTGACGAACCAGACGTAGGGCGCGTCCCGGAGTTCGAACTCGCCCCGGCCGTCGAACGCGCGGAAGCGCTCGATTGCGCGGTCGGCGACGCGGGCGTCCACGTCCTCCGCGAACGCGTCGTAGAGGATGCCCGCGGCCCGCCCCGTCGCGCCGCCGGCCACGGTGTCGCGCTCGTAGACCGTCACGTCCGCGCCCGCCGCCGCGAGGTCGTAGGCCGCGGTGAGACCGACCGCGCCGGCGCCGACCACGCCGACCGACCGGGCCGCGCCGTCGAGTGAGTCGTCCATACCGGGCGGTGTGCGGGCGGCCGCATAACTCTCGCGGACGCCGAGGTCCACGCAAGCGGACAGTTTCACTTTCACTCCGCACGGGTGACGTTAAAGCGGATACCGCGTCTCCCAGCGAGTATGGCACTGCAAGGGAGACACCGCCGCACGCAGTCGACGACCGACCGGGACGGGCGCCGCATCGAGGTGTCCGAGATGACCGCCGCGGGCGTCGCCGCCTACGCCGACACGCACGGCGACGACGCGTTCTTAGAGCGCCGCGGCGGCCAGACGTTCCTCGTCACCGAGGAGTAGTCAGCAGAAGCCGTCGAGGCCTGCCGCGGGGTACGCGACGACGTAGTCCGCACCCGCATCGCGGAGCGCGCTCACGCGCTCGCTGACCGTCGATGCGTCGCCGACCAGCGCGAAGTCCCGCACCGCCTTCGACAGCACCTCGCGGGCGCGCCCCGACGCCGTCGCGTCCGTCTCGGCGCCGTCGGGAAGCGCTCGCGCCACGGGCTTTCGCCGGGCGGCGTACGCGCCCACCGCGTCCAGTATCTCGTTCTCGTCGCCGGTCAGCACCGTGGGCGCGTAGACGGCCACGCCGCCGTCGAACCCGGCGGCGCGCAGCGACCGCACGTCCCGCTCGGTTCCCCGGGAGAGGAGTTCGAACTGCGCCGCGCCCGTCGCGAGCGCCGCGCGCTCCACGCCCTCGGTGCCGACCCACGCGTCGCCGTCGGCGTCGACGGCGGCGCCGAGTCGGGGCGCGATGGCGCGACTGGCTTCCTCCTCCGAGAGGTACGCGCCGTGGCCCGCGACCAGCACGCGCCCCACGGAGTCGGGAATCTCGGCGGCGAGCGAGTCGTCGCCGAGGGGGTCGAAGCCGTCCGCGCGAACGGGCGTCGTCAGCCGCACGTCGCGGTCGCTCGCGAGGTCCGCGAGCGCGTCGAAGTCGGGGAGGTGCTCGCGGCCCTCGTAGTCTATCGTGACCGTCCCGAACGCGTCGTCCAACTCATCGATGCGCCGCCAGTCGTGCTCGGCGGGTTTCAGTGCCACCGCGTCGACGCCCGCGGCCGCGGCGTGGCTGTCGCTTCTCAACACGACGAACCACCCACGGACGCGAGACGAGTAACTCTAGAACAGTGCCGGAACTCGATCCATCGTCTCTGCGACCATACCCCCGTTACCGCGTCGGACGGGAAAAGGGTGTCGGCACCGCCGATTACGGCCGGAGCGACCGCACGACCTCCCACGCGTCGTGTCCGACCTCGCCGGGGTGCGGCAGGCCGAGGCGGTAGCGCAGGGCGTCCTGGCGCTTCAGCGGGTCGAACACGCGCGGCTCCTCCAGTCCCCACACCTGACAGCGCGAGTGGCGACCGGGCGAGGCGTCGAGGACGGCGTTCGCAGCCCGGCGGCCGGCCTCGTTCGCGGCCTCCATCGTCGCGAGGTCGGTGTCGACGCGCACGTAGTCGCCGGCCACCGCGAGGTTCGGCGCCTCGGTGTCGGCCTCCGGGCGGTTCCGGAGGCTGTCGACGGTGTTGATGACGAGCGGCGAGTCGTTCGCGAGACCCCCCTCGGTCTCCCGGAGTTCGGGGTCGAGGAAGTGCGCGACGCGGGCCTCGTCCGGGAGCGCGTCCGCGCCGAGGTGGGATTGGACTTGCGCCCAAATCTCCTCGACGACTTCCTCGCGCGTGCACTCCTTGGCGGGCTTGCCGTACAGGATTCCGGGCGTCTCCCAGTCCGACGCGATGACCGACAGCACGCCCTCGACGTCGCCGTCGGAGCGCGCCGCCACGTCGTGGTCGGTCCAGAACTGGCGCTGGCTGATGGACGTAATCGCCCACGGCGAGTCGACGTAGACGGCGTGCCCGTTCACGATTGGCACGTCCCGGTCGAGGTAGAACTGGACGCCGTTCATCCACGCCGTCCGCACGCGGTCGGCACGCGCGAGCGACGGCGCGGCCCGCCGGAGTTCCGGCGTCACGACCCGCGGCAGCACGTCGATGGGGAGCGCGGCGACGTAGTAGTCCGCCGTCACCGTCTCGCCGTCGGCGACCGCGCCCGTGACCCGGCGGCCGTCGCTCTCGATGGCCGTGACCGGCGCGTCGAGTTCGAAGGTCACGCCCTGCGCTTCGAGGTAGTCGACCCACGGGTCGAACCACACCTCGCTCGTCGGGCCGTCGAGCACGCGCTCGGCCGGCTTCTCCGGGTCGAGTTGCCCGAACAGCAACTGGAGGTAGATGGTGCCGACGGTGCGTGCGCTCCCCTGCTCGGGGCGGAGCGCGACGAGCGCCTGCGTCGACTGCGCGAGGTGCTTGCGGTACGCCGGCGACATCTCGTCGGCGTCGATGAACTCCCACCACGACTGGCGTTCGAACTCCGTCTCGCGGCGCTCGTCGCAGGACGTCAACAGCACCGCGAGCCGCGACAGGAAGTGCGCGACCTCCCGCGGCGGCACCTCGCCGCCCGCGATTTGGGGGCGAAGCGCGTCCAGCCACTCCTTCGGCGACGACGGGCGCTCCGTGGACGCCGTGAACCCCGCGCCGTCCGCGCCCGCAATCAGGGTCTCGCTGGTGGGCACGAGGTGGTCGGCGACCCGGCGGTCGCCGTCCGGGATGCGCGCCATCGTGTCCACGACGTTCTCGTAGTACGCCGGGAAGAAACGGAAGCCGTGCTCGCCGAGCAAGCCGTCCTCGTCGTCGGCCACCGGGATGCTCCGGGCCTTCCCGCCGACGCGGTCGTTGGCCTCGTAGACGGTGACGTCGAAGTCGCGCTCCGCGAGTTCGTGGGCGGCAGTCAGTCCCGCGATTCCTCCCCCGAGCACCGCGACGGTCGTCGAACTGGACATCGTTTCCTGTTAGGGCCTCCCCACCTTCAGCCTACCCGTCGTCCGGGGTGCTCGCCGGCTTCAGGCGTCGGGGTCCATCTCCACGACCTCGGGGTCGCGGTCCGGCGGCGTCCAGTCGACCGCCAGGTCGAGGAACTGCAGGAGGATGCGGCCGGTCGCCCCCCAGACGGTGTAGCCGTGGACGTGGAAGAAGTGGACGAGCGCCTCGCCGTACTTCGGGTGGACGCGCTTCTCGAGTTCGTAGTTCGCGGGGTCGGTCAACCCCGAAATCGGGAGGACGACCACCTCGTCGACCTCGCGCTCGTCGGGGACGTACGACCGGTCTGGGACGCGCCCGACGAACGGCGTCACCGAGTAACTGGTGACGGTGGCGATGTCGTCGAGTTGGCCGACGAACGAGATTTCGTCCCGCCGGAGGCCGATTTCCTCGTCGACCTCGCGGACCGCGGTGTCCCGCAAGTCGCCGTCGCTCGGCTCGCGGCCGCCGCCGGGGAAACTCATCTGGCCGGGGTGTTCGCCGAGGTGGTCGGCGCGCTTCGTGAACACGAGCGCCGGCTCCCGGTCCGAGTCGTCGGCCTCGAAGCGCCCGTCCTCGTCGCTGGCGCCGTCGACGACGGGGACGAGCACCGCGGCGTCGCGCTCCTGGTCGCGCACGCGGACCGGGCGGTGCGCGGCGACCCGCGAGAGGTCCATGCGCGAGGTGACGGCCGCGACGCCCTTAATTCACGCGTCGTCGGTGAGTTCCGCGCGCACGTCCCCGAGGTCGACGGGCGCCCACGCCTCGGCGTCGTAGGTCGCGTCCACGAGCGAGCGAGCGCGCTCGCTGCCAGGTTCGGCGTCCGCGGCGTCGGCTTCGAGGCGCGCCCGGACCGCGTCGGCGAGCGCGTCCCGCGAAATCTCGCGGCGCTCCACGTCGAGGATGTGCGGGAGGTCGGTGGCGTACTCGGGCGGACTCGGGAACGCCGCCGGCCCCGGAGCCAACACCGTTTCGTCCTCCCGGTCCACCTCGACGAGGTAGTAGTCTCGGAGCGCGTTCTCCACGTCCGCCTCGACGCCGTCGGCCTCCTCGCCGCGCTTGAACGCGAGTTCGTCCACCGCGTCGTCGAGTTCGGCCCGCGTGAGGCCGCCGAACAGGTCCACGACCCCCGCGAGTTCGTCGCCGTCCATGCCTCCGCGTGTCCGTCCCGGTGGCTTCAATCTGCCGCGTCGTCGGCGTCCGCGGCGGCGGCCGCGGCCACCTCGTCGGGGTCGAGTGGCGCGTCGGCCCACGCCGGGAGCCGAGTGTCCGGGCCGGGTTCGGCGATGGCGTCGGCGTACGTCGCGGTCTGGTCTCGCTCGCCCTCGCTGTCGTAGTCGAGGCCGTTGAACGCCGCGTCCGCGCCGTACGCGCGAACGAACCGCGCCGCGTGCTCGCGGTAGCGCTCGGGGAGCGCGTCGTAGTCCGGTTCCACGCCCGCGTCCTCGATTGCGCGGAACAGCGCCGACCCGACCCCCTCGCTCATCTCCGAGAGCCCGGTCGGCCCGGAGACGGCGCGGTGGTCGTGCTCGTAGCGTCCGAGGTCGACTTGGGCCGCGCCGTCCGCGCCCGCCAGTCGGAACGCCTCGCCGAGCGTGCCGACCTCCAGCCCCCAGCGGCGCTGGACGCGCATCCCTCGGGCGAGGTCGCTGGTCATCGCGCACTCGCCGGCGAGCGCGTACCGGAACGCCCCGAGGAAGTCGAGCACGTCGTGGTCGGCGCCGTCGCCGAGCGCCGCCACCAGCGGCTCGTAGAACAGCCGAAAGAGCCGGCCGTACAGCCGGTCGTTCTCCACGCGAGCGTAGTACCCCTTCGAGAAGTCGAACCCGTCGGCGAGCGGGAAGAGGAGTTTCCGCACGTCGCGGGCCTCGTAGGTCGTGGTGTCGGCGTCGTGGACGACCACGTAGTCGCGGCGCGCGGCGACGCCGAGCGCCAGCCACACGTCCCTGCCCTTCCCGCGCTCGCCGTCCAGGCCGGCGTCCGCGAGCAGGGACTCGACGCGCGGGCCGTCACACCACAGCAGCGTGAGGTTCACGTCGAACTCGGCGAGCCACTCACGGAAGTCGGGGACGCGCTCGGCTGGCGCGCGAAGGGGCACGACCACTTCCGCGGGGTCGACGCGCTCCAGTTCGGAGAACACGCGCTCCGGCGCGAGGCCGGCGTACTCGCGGTCGGTCATCGGCACCACCACGGCCGCGCGGCCCGCCGGCGCGTCCGGGTCGGCGTCGCCGTAGTCGTGGAGCGTCGCCACGCGCTCCTGCGTGTAGTCCATACCCGGAGTGGGGACGCGTCCCGGAACTAGCTTGCGCCCTGCGGGAGGCGACCGGCGCGCTGGAGGGCGACCAGCGCCGCCAGGAGGACGGCGAGCAGCACCGCGCCGGTCCGGAAGATGACGTCGTAGCCGACGTCCATCCCGAGGAGCGTGCCGACGGCCACGCTCCCGAACGCCTGTACGATCATCATCGAGGCGCTGTACGCGGCGTACGCGCTCGCGCGGTCGGCGTCCGGGAGGCTGTCCAGCAGGAACGTGTCGATGGCGGGGAAGAGGCTGTGGATGCTGTACCCCAACACGACGGAGACGAGCGTGACCGCGAGGACGCCGCTGACGACGGTGAGCGCGAGCAGCGTGGTGACGAACGCGCCGAGCACGGTGAGCATCAGGGGGACGTGCCGGAACCGGTCGGCGAGCCGGCCGGTGTACCAGAACGCGGGCACGCCGGACGCGAACACCACCGTCAGCAGCGTCTGGGCGGTCGACTGCGGAATCTGTTTGCTGTCGGTGAGGTACGTGATGTAGAAGTTGAAGAAGCCGTTCCACACGAGGCCGGTGGCGCCGACGATGACGACGCCGAGCA
The nucleotide sequence above comes from Halobacterium litoreum. Encoded proteins:
- a CDS encoding TRAM domain-containing protein yields the protein MEISDKLLCLFNAEVTVKDDEYVVEVPKSEIETGSVDPGDVYRVALISRSDADDSQSSSSQSTTETSSSEPQPPVEEGEIRYVEIEDIGKQGDGIARVERGYVIIVPDAEIGERVKVEVTEVKSNFAVGEIIDEEY
- a CDS encoding radical SAM protein gives rise to the protein MIDPAELDVTLVDGYVDEPAHFGVPPYISTYPRNAAGALVDAGVDPANVTYHTIDELREDKSKWSDVADADLFVYVGGMTVPGKYVGGTPAEPDEVREMAWVAEGTSVMGGPVRFGVGEENAGAQEMERSDLDFDFLAMADIEAAAYDLVNNGLEGFEDRYRDNDELDRWAAKGAFVVEQHPNYPDYLICEMETSRGCAYRCSFCTEPMYGDPAFRSAESVVREVGNLYDHGARHFRLGRQADILAFGGDGEAPNPDAIRRLYGGIREVAPDLETLHLDNMNPVTIVDYPEKSKEAIRVIAEHNTAGDTAAFGLESADPLVQEENNLLVTAEECLEAVRIVNEVGGWRPGESPADAPSWGGDTPDRLPKLLPGINLVHGLTGEREETFEHNKQFLQSVLDEGLMLRRINIRQVMAFEGTDMAETGADLANDHKKQFKQYKQEVRETIDNPMLNRVVPPGTILEDVTLEYHQDGKTFGRQLGTYSLLVGIPGERELGQTIDVAVTDHGYRSVTGIPHPLDVNDATMDELTAIPGIGSSTAGDILVGRPHDSAPSVEGVNLGKFTRS
- a CDS encoding glycosyltransferase family 87 protein encodes the protein MSRNRRPRAVLAVAALAGVPSTVLFALRNPGQVGFATDVYYAAARAALAGRDFYAVNPVGDATFQYPPAVVAAFYPHALLGDPALALALQTLVNLAALVGLAALVVRTAERGTGSLARVDRALLVAFVFLAGPVGVNLVMGQVNPVLALGLAGGAVALERGRDRASGAALGATAAVKLFPALVGVWLCRRRAWRAIAAATATGVGAILAGVLLFGPGATETYVAETLSGELSVASFPDGPDPTAPFVTVRRQLTYLAPSLSGTALLAAGLAVVAPVYAGVNRVVADPESRLVALQGTLTATLLVFPLEPFYVVLAVFPLAPLLYRLDPGTPRTLLLAGTLLVSVPVLYESVVTLTAPLPGGISSAIRGVSRDAFAFVLPPTIGAWLVLAGCLLYQHRAATEP
- a CDS encoding DUF7559 family protein produces the protein MPATLEVRCTEEDCELDMFEMHYTYDMPDEVGVADFSCPYCEQTESLEAIEL
- a CDS encoding Hsp20/alpha crystallin family protein; this translates as MTAREFAEAVGSAVFRRMGRAASRFQEESPLPVDVLESEDECLVVFDAPGATTSDVQVNYEGDAVAVRVDRFREFRENYEMLFPGRGLSLDGRAELPEDAVVDAEHARAELNDDGTLYVFLPKRESTGTSIDVTEGDGDDAGDDADEEIETEEREE
- a CDS encoding NAD(P)/FAD-dependent oxidoreductase, whose amino-acid sequence is MDDSLDGAARSVGVVGAGAVGLTAAYDLAAAGADVTVYERDTVAGGATGRAAGILYDAFAEDVDARVADRAIERFRAFDGRGEFELRDAPYVWFVTEPGAKADAIRKQVEGMTRNGRRVERIDGDELAARFPALRTDDVVEAAVAEDAAVVDTSAYADLLADLARGEGAEIRTGVEASVSTDPPRVNGDAHDAVLVAAGAHTERVLADAGFSVSLKPYRVQALTADSPGDVPTFYDATEGYYARPHPTGLLAGDGTEEVEADPDAYDRDGDDWFVSDTTARLADRLPGYDPDVERAWAGVCTATPDRDPLLGELDGGIYVAAGWQGHGFMRSPATGEAIAEQILGGEGIPAFDPTRFTGDEEFAIVEGMAVE
- a CDS encoding DUF7388 family protein, with the translated sequence MLRSDSHAAAAGVDAVALKPAEHDWRRIDELDDAFGTVTIDYEGREHLPDFDALADLASDRDVRLTTPVRADGFDPLGDDSLAAEIPDSVGRVLVAGHGAYLSEEEASRAIAPRLGAAVDADGDAWVGTEGVERAALATGAAQFELLSRGTERDVRSLRAAGFDGGVAVYAPTVLTGDENEILDAVGAYAARRKPVARALPDGAETDATASGRAREVLSKAVRDFALVGDASTVSERVSALRDAGADYVVAYPAAGLDGFC
- a CDS encoding hydroxysqualene dehydroxylase, whose protein sequence is MSSSTTVAVLGGGIAGLTAAHELAERDFDVTVYEANDRVGGKARSIPVADDEDGLLGEHGFRFFPAYYENVVDTMARIPDGDRRVADHLVPTSETLIAGADGAGFTASTERPSSPKEWLDALRPQIAGGEVPPREVAHFLSRLAVLLTSCDERRETEFERQSWWEFIDADEMSPAYRKHLAQSTQALVALRPEQGSARTVGTIYLQLLFGQLDPEKPAERVLDGPTSEVWFDPWVDYLEAQGVTFELDAPVTAIESDGRRVTGAVADGETVTADYYVAALPIDVLPRVVTPELRRAAPSLARADRVRTAWMNGVQFYLDRDVPIVNGHAVYVDSPWAITSISQRQFWTDHDVAARSDGDVEGVLSVIASDWETPGILYGKPAKECTREEVVEEIWAQVQSHLGADALPDEARVAHFLDPELRETEGGLANDSPLVINTVDSLRNRPEADTEAPNLAVAGDYVRVDTDLATMEAANEAGRRAANAVLDASPGRHSRCQVWGLEEPRVFDPLKRQDALRYRLGLPHPGEVGHDAWEVVRSLRP
- a CDS encoding NUDIX hydrolase, with amino-acid sequence MDLSRVAAHRPVRVRDQERDAAVLVPVVDGASDEDGRFEADDSDREPALVFTKRADHLGEHPGQMSFPGGGREPSDGDLRDTAVREVDEEIGLRRDEISFVGQLDDIATVTSYSVTPFVGRVPDRSYVPDEREVDEVVVLPISGLTDPANYELEKRVHPKYGEALVHFFHVHGYTVWGATGRILLQFLDLAVDWTPPDRDPEVVEMDPDA
- a CDS encoding DUF7109 family protein; translated protein: MDGDELAGVVDLFGGLTRAELDDAVDELAFKRGEEADGVEADVENALRDYYLVEVDREDETVLAPGPAAFPSPPEYATDLPHILDVERREISRDALADAVRARLEADAADAEPGSERARSLVDATYDAEAWAPVDLGDVRAELTDDA
- a CDS encoding glycosyltransferase family protein, with translation MDYTQERVATLHDYGDADPDAPAGRAAVVVPMTDREYAGLAPERVFSELERVDPAEVVVPLRAPAERVPDFREWLAEFDVNLTLLWCDGPRVESLLADAGLDGERGKGRDVWLALGVAARRDYVVVHDADTTTYEARDVRKLLFPLADGFDFSKGYYARVENDRLYGRLFRLFYEPLVAALGDGADHDVLDFLGAFRYALAGECAMTSDLARGMRVQRRWGLEVGTLGEAFRLAGADGAAQVDLGRYEHDHRAVSGPTGLSEMSEGVGSALFRAIEDAGVEPDYDALPERYREHAARFVRAYGADAAFNGLDYDSEGERDQTATYADAIAEPGPDTRLPAWADAPLDPDEVAAAAAADADDAAD